CCTGGCGATGACGGCCAGCGGAATGGTGCCAAGCACGATGGTGGGCAAGATGAGATGCGACAACGCCGAACGGAACGCGCCCTTTTGCCCGGAAATCAGGGAATCGATGGTCATGAAGCCGGTGACCGGCTTGAAGAAATAGAGAAGGTCGATGCGGCCGGATACTGGCGTCCAGTGCAGCGTGCCGGAGAACACGATGATGAGCAGCAGCCCCCACCAGAAGATCGGCATGGAATAGCCGGCGAGCGCCGTTCCCATGGTCAGCTGGTCGAACCAGGAACCCCGGCGGATGGCGGCGAAGATGCCGAAGGCGACACCGAAGATGACGGCAAAGATCATGGCGAATATGGCGAGTTCGACCGTCGCCGGGAAGCGGATCAGGAAATCCTTGAGCACCGGCGTCTTGGTGGAGAACGAGGTGCCGAAATCACCGCTGAGGATGTTGGTCAGGTAGGTCAGGTATTGTTGCCAGATCGGCAGGTCGAAACCGAACTGGTGCATCAACGCCGTGTGACGTTCGGGCGACAGGCCCCGTTCGCCCGCAAGCACCAGCACGGGATCACCGGGCAGGATGCGCACGAAGCCAAACGCGAGGATGGTTATCCCGATGAAGGTCGGGATGATGAGGGCGAGCTTACCGAGGATATAACGCAGCATGGCGGGCGAGTGGGGGCGGCGCCATGCGGCACCGCCCCCGTTTCGCGAACCTTATTCGGCGATATCGACGCCGTCGAAGCGATGGATGCCGAGCGGATCCATCGCAAAGCCGGAGACGGTCTTCTGCATCGGCATGAACACCTTGGAGTGGGCGAGCGTCGCCCACGGTGCCTGTTCCTTGAAGATGACCTGTGCCTGTTCATAGAGCTTGGTGCGCTCGGCCTGATCCGAAACGGTCTTGGCCTTGTTGATGAGCGCGTCGAAGTCCTTGTTGCACCATTCCGCGCGGTTGTTCGAACCGACGGAAGCGCAGCTGAGCAGCACGCCGAGGAAGTTGTCCGGATCGCCATTGTCGCCGGTCCAGCCAACGATGACGGCGCCATCGTGATCGACCGCGGACGCACGCTTGAGGTATTCGCCCCAATCGTAGCTGACGATGTTGACGGTGACGCCGACCTTGGCGAAGTCAGCTTGGATCAGTTCGGCGGTGCGGCGCGCGTTGGGCATGTACGGGCGCGACACCGGCATGGCCCAGACGTTCATCTTCAGGTCCTTGACGCCGGCTTCCGCGAGCAGCTTCTTGGCTGCATCGGGATCGTACGGATCGTCTTTCACGTCCTTGTTGTAGGACCACATCGTCGGCGGGATCGGGTTGATGGCCACCTGGCCAGCGCCCTGGAACACGGCGTCGATGATGGCTTTCTTGTTGATGGCCATGTTGAGCGCCTTGCGCACGCGCACGTCATCGAACGGCTTCTGCTGGGTGTTGTACATCAGCGCGCCGACGTTGAGGCCTTCCTGCTCGGCGACCGTCAGGTTCGGATCAGCCTTCAGACCGGCGATATCGGCCGGTGCCGGGTAGGACATGATGTTGCATTCGCCGGCCTTCAGCTTCTGAGCACGGACCGCCGGGTCGGTGGTGATGGCGAAGACCAGATCGTCGATCTTCTGCTTGCCGCCCCAGTAATCAGGGTTGGCCTTGTAGCGGATGGCCGCATCGGTCTGGTAGTCGACGAAGATGAACGGGCCGGTGCCGACCGGCTTCTGGTTGAACAGCTCAGGCGTCTTGTTGGCCTGCAGCTTGTCGGCATATTCCTTCGAGACGATGGAGGCGAAATCCATGCCCAGCGTGGGCACGAAGGTGATTGCCGGGTCCTTGAGGGTGAACTTCACCGTCAGGTCATCGACCTTCTCGACCTTGGTGATGTTGTCGCCAAACTGGTCATTGTAATACTGATAGGCAATGCCCGGAATGTACTGGAACCAGGGACCGTTCTTGTCGACCTGGCGCTGGAACGAGAACACCACGTCATCGGCGTTGAGGTCGCGCGTCGGGGTGAAATAGTCGGTGGGGGCGAACTTGACGCCCTTGCGCAGCTTGAAAGTGTATTCCTTGCCGTCGTCGGAGATGGTCCAGCTCTCAGCCAGGCCGGGCGAGATCGAGGTCTTGCCGTGATCGAATTCGACGAGGCGGTTGAAAACGGTGCGCGAGGACGCGTCGAACGTCTGTCCCGCGGTGTAAGGCGCCGGGTCGAAACCTTCCGGTGACGCTTCCGCGCAATAGACCAGAGTTTTCGCGTTGGCCACGCCGCCCAGGACGCTTGCAGCCAGCAACGCGGCTGCAAAAGTCAGTTTCTTTTTCATTGAGCACTCCCTGATGTTCTTCCAAGCCCCTCTATCAGGCTCGCGAAGCCCGCATATAAGCACCGTTTTTCCGGCTTTGGAACTCCCTGTTTGCCTACCCCACGGGAAGCGGAAAATAATTCCCGACTTTTGCGAGAAGTCAGAACAAAATAGCAAAACTTGCCAATCACGGCATTGTTAACGACCGCATTTTTTTATTGATCGCCATCGATGCGAAACTGGCGGACCACTGACCCGCTTCGTCACCGACATGGCAGGAAGTCGCCCCCGAAAGGCGCCGCCGCCGGAAAGATTTTGACGGCAAATCTTTCCGGTCCTGCCGCAGGGGCAGTCTTGCACCACCGCCGATAGTGGCCATACATACATGCCATGCGGGATTTCCTTTGAAATCAGCAGTCGGCGGCGGAGGACGTCTCTTCATCGAGGGGCGGGCGCGGCAAGAGACGGCAAGAACGACTGAGGGAGGGACAGGTGGCAAAGACACCCAGGACAGCGGCCCCGGCCAAGGCAAAGGCCAAACCCGCCCCCGATCCCGGCGCGGCGGCCAAGATGCCCAAGGCGCCCTCCGTCAAAAACACAAAGCCATCCTCGGTCAAGAACGCTGTTGCGGCCAAGCCCAAGGCAGCGCCGTCAAAGGCAAGCACAAAGCCCGCCGCCGCGAAGACAGTGGCAGCAGCCAAGCCTGTCGTCAGCAAGCCCGCTGCCGGAGCCGCACCGGCAAAGGCTTCATCCGCATCCGCGCCGACGACGGCGCCGTCCAAGTTGCCGAAAGCCCTGACGGTGCTCGCCGCCGGCCTGCCGGATAAGCCGTGGCTCAAAAGCTACCCCAAGGGCGTACCGGCCGAGATCGGCCCCCTGCCCTACAGTTCGATCGGCGACCTGCTCACGGCCGCCTGCAAGCAGTTCGCGGGGCGGCCGGCCTTCACCTGCATGGGCAAGGACATCAGCTATGCCGAGCTCGAACGGCAGTCGGCGGCCTTTGGCGCCTATCTGCAGTCCAAGGGGTTGCCGAAGGGGGCGCGCGTCGCGCTGATGATGCCCAACGTGCTGCAGTATCCGGTGGCGATGATGGCCGTGCTGCGCGCCGGCTACGTCGTGGTCAACATCAACCCGCTGTACACGCCGCGCGAGCTGGAGCACCAGCTGAAGGATTCCGGCGCCCAGGCCATCGTCATCCTCGAAAATTTCGCCAACACCTTGCAGGCGGTCATTGCCAAGACGCCGGTCAAGCATGTGGTCGTCGCCGCGATGGGCGACATGCTCGGTGGCCTAAAAGGCACGATCGTCAACCTCGTCGTGCGCCGCGTGAAGAAGATGGTGCCGGCATGGTCGCTGCCCGGCCACGTCAAGTTCAACGCCGCTTTGAAGGCCGGCGCCGGGATGCGCTTCACACCCGCCAGCGTCGCCGCCGGCGATGTCGCGTTCCTGCAATATACCGGCGGCACCACCGGCGTCTCGAAGGGGGCGACGCTGCTGCACAGCAACGTCCTGTCCAATGTGGCGCAAAACGCACTGTGGCTGGAAGACGCCTATGCTATCAAGCCGAAGCCGGCGCATCTCAACTTTGTCTGTGCGCTGCCGCTCTATCATATCTTCGCGTTGACGGTGAACGCGCTGATGGGGATGCAGCAAGGCGCCCAGAATGTGCTCATCCCCAATCCGCGCGACATTCCCGGCTTCGTCAAGGAACTCAAGAAGTACCCGATCCACATCTTTCCCGGCCTCAACACGCTGTTCAATGCGCTGCTCAACAATGAGGATTTCCGCAAGCTGGACTTCAAGCCGCTGATCCTGACGCTGGGCGGCGGCATGGCGGTGCAGAAGGGTGTTGCCGAACGGTGGAAGGCGCTGACCGGCTGCTCGATCTCGGAAGGTTACGGACTGTCGGAAACCTCGCCGGTGGCAACGGCCAACGCATTCGGTTCCGACAAGTTCACCGGCACGATCGGCCTGCCGCTGCCCTCGACCGAAATCGCCATCCGCGATGACGATGACAACAACGTGCCGCTCGGCGAAGTCGGCGAGATCTGCATCAAGGGCCCGCAGGTGATGTCGGGTTACTGGAACCGCCCGGATGAAACCGCCAAGGTGATGACCAAGGACGGTTTCTTCAAATCGGGCGACATGGGATTCATGGATGAGCGCGGCTTCACCAAGATCGTCGACCGCAAGAAGGACATGATCCTGGTCTCCGGCTTCAACGTCTATCCCAATGAACTCGAGGAAGTCGTGGCGCAGCACCCCGGCGTTCTCGAGGTGGCGGCGATCGGTGTGCCGGACGAGCATTCGGGCGAGGTGCCGAAGCTGTTCGTCGTCAAGAAGGATCCGGCGCTGACGACCGAGGCGCTCATCGCCTATTGCCGCGAGAACCTGACCGGCTACAAGCGGCCCAAATATATCGAGTTCCGGACCGAACTGCCGAAGACACCGGTCGGCAAAATATTGCGGCGAGCGCTGCGCGAGTGACGGCAAGCGACGGCCTCGCCGGCGACACCGAGACAGAGGCGCCCCGCCGTCCCGACCCTGTCGCGTTCATCAGGGCGAACATGGTGATAGCCCCGGTGCCGTCGCTGCCTGAAATCCTGCTTTACACGGCCCACCCGGCCAGCGGCCTGAGGCGGCTTGTCGATCCCCACCAAGGCGCCGACGCGGGCGACGATGCGGTCGAGCCGGACCACGATCAACCTGAGCCCCAGCCGCCGTACTGGGCCTATGCCTGGGCCGGAGGCGCCGTGCTTGCGCGCCATATACTCAGCCATCCGCAAATCGTGGCCGGCCGCCGCGTGCTCGACCTCGGCGCCGGCTCCGGCCTTGTCGGCATTGCCGCGGCCAAGGCCGGCGCGCGGCAAGTGATCGCCGCCGAGATCGATCGCAACGGCGTCGCCGCGATCGGCCTCAATGCCCTGGCCAACGGCGTCGAGATTACCATTGTCGACAAGGATATCACCACGGGGCCGCCGCCGGCGGTCGACCTCGTACTCGCCGGCGACGTGTTCTACGGCCCTGAGGTTGCCCTGCGGGTTATCCCGTTCCTCGATCGCTGCCTGGCAGCCGGCATCGATGTGCTTGTCGGCGATCCCCGCCGCAACGACCTGCCGCTGCCACGGCTACGGTTACTCGCAGAATATCAGGTGCCGGATTTCGGCGACGCAAAGGGGGCTGCGACCAAGCCCAGTGGTGTCTTCTCGTTCGAGCTGGAAGACTGCTGAAGCCCGGCTTAAAACCAAATCATTCTGAACGACCGGGTTCGACCTCATGGCGGTCGTTTGAGCCATAAATACGAATTCCTCAACGCTGCCAATTGCTGCCGCAGGGCAATACCGGCCTGCCCTGTTCCAACCAGTCAAACCGTACTGGCGGTGTCCTGAAATTCACCGCTGGGCTTCGGCGGAACGATCGCTCGCTCTCATGCAGGCGGGAGAAAAAGGCCTAACGGGCGAACATTATCGTCCCATGTTGTAATTAATAATGGCACCGCGCAGAATTAAATAATAGCACGACAAGCAAGTAGGCAAAAAGAGTGTCAATGTCCGAGGAGCGCGCCTTCAACGTTTTTATTTATTTTGATGGGGGAGTAGCTCGGCAATATGGAGTCCGCCATCACCGTGTCGTTGGCAGTGACGAGGCTAAACTAGAACACTTGCTAGCCAACGTTGAGACCGATCACACAAACGCCAAGCGTTTCGATTTCGAACGGACATTCACCCCCGATGAGTGGGTTGCGGCGCAACGCTTTAGCTACGTAACTCATTATTTCGAGAGGGCGTTCTGTTACTACAGAGCGCCTCGAGCGGTGATTTATTGTGTGACGTCAGTTGTCGATGGTGTGCCGACTGTAGGTCAAGAGGTTTCTACTGGCCCATTCCGCGGCGATGCCGTGACACAGATTGAAGGGCGTGGATCAGTCCCAGACTATTTGGTCACCTACGTGCGGAATAATAAATTCCACTTGGCCGAGCTGCTCAACGACGACTATTTCAAAGCTATCAAGTTACTTTTCAACGCTGGCCACCATGTATCGTCGGCAAAGTTGCTCATGTCGTGCATCGACACGCTCGCTTTTGTGGAGCATGGCGACATTCGCGGCAATTTCACCGACTGGCTAGACACATATGTGGACCTCAAACCAATCGGGATCAGCGCCGTTGAGGTCTGGGAATTCCGAAACTCGGTTCTCCACATGACGAATCTCGCATCGAGACAGGTGCTCGCCGGAAAGGTGTCTTCCATCGCACCTTACATTGGAAGGGCCCCGTCACTGCCACGATTAGACCCGCGACTGCCAAAGCCCTTCAACCTTTATCTATTGATGTTGGCCGTGGGAAATGGCGCGGCAAATTGGGCGCAGACTTATGCCGACACAGAAAAAATGTTGAAGTTCATTGAGCGGTACGACACAACGATCTCAGATGGGCGCATTGCAAAATGGTCTATAGACTAGTCTCGCTCATGACTTTGGTCTGTTTCGCGGGTTAGCCGGCATCTCTTTCTGGTCGGCTGCCTTATTCGCCGGCTTTAGTTCAATATTAGCACGTCCGCTAATGGCACCAAATTCGCCGATCACCGAATGTCCGCTTTTCGACCGGCTGCGTCAGCACCGGTCAGACAGCTTTCCACCCATCTCGGCCACTGGCGGGAAGCTCAAGTGGATTTGCGTTTGCCCGCCTTGCCCGTCAGCTCGCCTCCTTGACCCTCGCTGACAAAAAGTCCGGCAGGTCGGCAACCGAATCCAGGATGACGTCGGCAATCTCGGCAAGCGACTCGCGGGTGCCGGTGCCGGAAAGGACGCCGATGGCCAGGCCGCAACCGCCGGCCCGCGCCATTTCGAGATCATGGCGGTTGTCACCGACCATGGCGATGGCCGCCGGCTTCAGGCCGGTGAGGTCCGAGAAGGCGAGGATCGTATCCGGCGCGGGCTTGGGATTGGCCACGGCATCATAGCCATAGGCGGCGTCGAAAAGCTGAGATACGCCCAGCGTCGCCAGAGTCTTCTCCGCACCGCTGGTCGAATCGTTGGTGGCGACGCCAAGCCGGTAGGATTTCCTGTGCAGCACCGACAGCGTGTCGACGATGCCCGGCAGCGCAACCGCCATCTTCGACCCCTGCACCGAGGTGATCTCGTTGAAGCGCGCCACGGCCAGCATCTGGTCTTCCACCGACAGTCTCGGGAACCACAGTTCGACGACGTCGAGATTGGTGCCGGAGGCAAAGATCGAATCGGGCTTGAAGCGTTTGGCTGTAAAATCGAACCCAGCCGCCGCCAGCAGCCTGTCGGCTTTCCAGCGGTCACCCTCGGATGCGTCCATGGCCATGAAATCGGCGACGCCGAGCCACGTTGCGTTGAAGTCGACAAGCGTGCCGTCCTTGTCGAACAATATTCCCCTGATGTCTTCCAAGCTGCTCACTCCGATCCGCGCAAGTGGTGGATGTGTCCCACAAGGCCGGCAGTCGAAGCATCCCGCTTTGCGGCACTCTCCTTGCCTTCCACGACGGGCAGCAGACCAGTCGCCAGTTCCTTGCCGAGTTCAACGCCCCATTGGTCGAACGAATTGATGTTGAAGAGCGTGCCTTCGACGAAGACGCGATGCTCATAGAGCGCGATCAGTCGGCCGAGCATGTGCGGATCGAGTTTCCTGTACAGGATGGTCACGGACGGGCGATTGCCGGAGAAGACACGGTGCGGCGCGATCTTGTCGACATCGGCGGGTTTCATGCCCTTGGCCAGCATCTGCGCCCGCGCTTCCTCCAGCGTGCGGCCTTTCATGAAGGCTTCCGACTGCGCCAGGCAATTGGCCAGCAACAAATCATGTTGATGCTTGAGGTCCGGCTCATGCCCGATGGCCGCCGCGATGAACTCGACCGGGATGACGTCGGTGCCCTGGTGCAGGAGCTGGAAGAAAGCATGCTGGCCGTTGGTGCCGGGCTCGCCCCAGACCAGCGGGCCGGTTGGCGTCGTCACCGCGTTTCCGTCGAGGGTAACGCTCTTGCCGTTTGATTCCATGTCGAGCTGCTGCAGATAGGCCGGCAGCCGCGAAAGGCGCTGGTCGTAGGGAATGACGGCGCGCGCGGGATATTTGCAGATCACGCGATGCCACCAGCCGACCAGACCCAGCAGCACCGGCAGGTTCCCAGCCATGGGCGCCGTGCGGAAATGCTCGTCCATTTCATGCGCGCCATTGAGGAAGGCGCGAAAATTCTTCGGGCCGACGGCGATCATCACCGGCAGGCCGATGGCGCCCCAGACCGAATATCGGCCGCCGACCCAGTCCCAGAAGCCGAAGACGCGATCCGATTCGATGCCGAACTTCGCCACCAGGTCGAGCGCGGTGGAGACGGCGGCGAAATGCTTGCCGACCGCATCCTTGCCGAGTGCCTTCTGCACCCATTTGCGCGCCGTCTCGGCATTGGTCATCGTCTCGACCGTGGTGAAGGTCTTCGAGGCGATGATGAAAAGGGTCGTCTCGGCGGAAAGGCCCTTCAGCGTGTCGTGGATATGGGCGCCATCGATGTTGGACACGTAATGCGCCCGTGGCCCATCGTGATACGGCGCCAGCGCCAGCGTTGCCATGGCTGGGCCAAGGTCGGAGCCGCCAATGCCGATGTTGACGATGTCGGTGATCTTCTTGCCGGTCGCGCCCGCCGCCTTGCCGGAACGCACCGCGTCGGCAAAGGCGCTCATCGCGTCGAAGACAGCCAGGACTTCCGCCTTCACGTCCTGACCGTCGAGCGTGATGCCCTTGCCGTTCAGGTTGCGAAGTGCCGTGTGCAGAACGGCGCGGTCTTCGGTGATGTTGATCTTCTTGCCAGCGAACATCGCGGCGCGCCGGCCTTCGAGATCGGCGGCGGCCGCCAGCTTCTCCAGCAGGCTCATAGTCTGCGCGTCGACGGCGCATTTGGACCAATCGAGCAGCAGATCGGAGTCAGAGGCGGAGAATTTCTCGAAACGTTGGGGATCGGCGGCAAAAGCCTCGCGCATGCTGCCCGAAGCAGCCGCACGATGATCGCGCAAGGCGCTGAGCTGTTTTTGGAAAGACGATTGATCCACTGGCGGGGGACTCCTGGGGTTTTCGGCAGCACCATAGCAGATGGGATGTTTCCGGCGCGTGTCGTCGCGCCAAACTATTGAGCCGGATTATTCATTTCAATCCGCAGCGATGACGCACGGCCTCACGTAACCGTTACGC
The nucleotide sequence above comes from Mesorhizobium shangrilense. Encoded proteins:
- a CDS encoding ABC transporter permease subunit, with translation MLRYILGKLALIIPTFIGITILAFGFVRILPGDPVLVLAGERGLSPERHTALMHQFGFDLPIWQQYLTYLTNILSGDFGTSFSTKTPVLKDFLIRFPATVELAIFAMIFAVIFGVAFGIFAAIRRGSWFDQLTMGTALAGYSMPIFWWGLLLIIVFSGTLHWTPVSGRIDLLYFFKPVTGFMTIDSLISGQKGAFRSALSHLILPTIVLGTIPLAVIARQTRSAMLEVLGEDYVRTARAKGLTPFRVVGLHAFRNALIPVVTTIGLQVGTLLTGAILTESIFSWPGIGKWMIDAISKRDYFTVQGGLLLIALIVMSVNLIVDVLYAVINPRIRAN
- a CDS encoding ABC transporter substrate-binding protein, with translation MKKKLTFAAALLAASVLGGVANAKTLVYCAEASPEGFDPAPYTAGQTFDASSRTVFNRLVEFDHGKTSISPGLAESWTISDDGKEYTFKLRKGVKFAPTDYFTPTRDLNADDVVFSFQRQVDKNGPWFQYIPGIAYQYYNDQFGDNITKVEKVDDLTVKFTLKDPAITFVPTLGMDFASIVSKEYADKLQANKTPELFNQKPVGTGPFIFVDYQTDAAIRYKANPDYWGGKQKIDDLVFAITTDPAVRAQKLKAGECNIMSYPAPADIAGLKADPNLTVAEQEGLNVGALMYNTQQKPFDDVRVRKALNMAINKKAIIDAVFQGAGQVAINPIPPTMWSYNKDVKDDPYDPDAAKKLLAEAGVKDLKMNVWAMPVSRPYMPNARRTAELIQADFAKVGVTVNIVSYDWGEYLKRASAVDHDGAVIVGWTGDNGDPDNFLGVLLSCASVGSNNRAEWCNKDFDALINKAKTVSDQAERTKLYEQAQVIFKEQAPWATLAHSKVFMPMQKTVSGFAMDPLGIHRFDGVDIAE
- a CDS encoding long-chain fatty acid--CoA ligase, producing the protein MAKTPRTAAPAKAKAKPAPDPGAAAKMPKAPSVKNTKPSSVKNAVAAKPKAAPSKASTKPAAAKTVAAAKPVVSKPAAGAAPAKASSASAPTTAPSKLPKALTVLAAGLPDKPWLKSYPKGVPAEIGPLPYSSIGDLLTAACKQFAGRPAFTCMGKDISYAELERQSAAFGAYLQSKGLPKGARVALMMPNVLQYPVAMMAVLRAGYVVVNINPLYTPRELEHQLKDSGAQAIVILENFANTLQAVIAKTPVKHVVVAAMGDMLGGLKGTIVNLVVRRVKKMVPAWSLPGHVKFNAALKAGAGMRFTPASVAAGDVAFLQYTGGTTGVSKGATLLHSNVLSNVAQNALWLEDAYAIKPKPAHLNFVCALPLYHIFALTVNALMGMQQGAQNVLIPNPRDIPGFVKELKKYPIHIFPGLNTLFNALLNNEDFRKLDFKPLILTLGGGMAVQKGVAERWKALTGCSISEGYGLSETSPVATANAFGSDKFTGTIGLPLPSTEIAIRDDDDNNVPLGEVGEICIKGPQVMSGYWNRPDETAKVMTKDGFFKSGDMGFMDERGFTKIVDRKKDMILVSGFNVYPNELEEVVAQHPGVLEVAAIGVPDEHSGEVPKLFVVKKDPALTTEALIAYCRENLTGYKRPKYIEFRTELPKTPVGKILRRALRE
- a CDS encoding class I SAM-dependent methyltransferase, with the protein product MVIAPVPSLPEILLYTAHPASGLRRLVDPHQGADAGDDAVEPDHDQPEPQPPYWAYAWAGGAVLARHILSHPQIVAGRRVLDLGAGSGLVGIAAAKAGARQVIAAEIDRNGVAAIGLNALANGVEITIVDKDITTGPPPAVDLVLAGDVFYGPEVALRVIPFLDRCLAAGIDVLVGDPRRNDLPLPRLRLLAEYQVPDFGDAKGAATKPSGVFSFELEDC
- a CDS encoding HAD family hydrolase, giving the protein MEDIRGILFDKDGTLVDFNATWLGVADFMAMDASEGDRWKADRLLAAAGFDFTAKRFKPDSIFASGTNLDVVELWFPRLSVEDQMLAVARFNEITSVQGSKMAVALPGIVDTLSVLHRKSYRLGVATNDSTSGAEKTLATLGVSQLFDAAYGYDAVANPKPAPDTILAFSDLTGLKPAAIAMVGDNRHDLEMARAGGCGLAIGVLSGTGTRESLAEIADVILDSVADLPDFLSARVKEAS
- the pgi gene encoding glucose-6-phosphate isomerase; translation: MDQSSFQKQLSALRDHRAAASGSMREAFAADPQRFEKFSASDSDLLLDWSKCAVDAQTMSLLEKLAAAADLEGRRAAMFAGKKINITEDRAVLHTALRNLNGKGITLDGQDVKAEVLAVFDAMSAFADAVRSGKAAGATGKKITDIVNIGIGGSDLGPAMATLALAPYHDGPRAHYVSNIDGAHIHDTLKGLSAETTLFIIASKTFTTVETMTNAETARKWVQKALGKDAVGKHFAAVSTALDLVAKFGIESDRVFGFWDWVGGRYSVWGAIGLPVMIAVGPKNFRAFLNGAHEMDEHFRTAPMAGNLPVLLGLVGWWHRVICKYPARAVIPYDQRLSRLPAYLQQLDMESNGKSVTLDGNAVTTPTGPLVWGEPGTNGQHAFFQLLHQGTDVIPVEFIAAAIGHEPDLKHQHDLLLANCLAQSEAFMKGRTLEEARAQMLAKGMKPADVDKIAPHRVFSGNRPSVTILYRKLDPHMLGRLIALYEHRVFVEGTLFNINSFDQWGVELGKELATGLLPVVEGKESAAKRDASTAGLVGHIHHLRGSE